The following are encoded in a window of Oncorhynchus keta strain PuntledgeMale-10-30-2019 chromosome 10, Oket_V2, whole genome shotgun sequence genomic DNA:
- the LOC118389239 gene encoding uncharacterized protein LOC118389239: MLRLEPEKPVENLFAGIISQTTLDPPSHSQNSPGCKEPASNKPMEKPLASLQAPSARQPSLTLPDRCNQIPPELQLVPQTPFGLLSLSQSARDGHSQLRLSVSPRSPWKNHSVASLPAPSHRPPLPAIQHRPNQIPLEISLVVIDKLLIQFRLCLRLRSQWENPFAASEGPISQTTLPDPPTQTRPSPPIVEPKPEVPDPTPLTEPSTTYSVLRTLFLSPCRHEGEQAISNSCEDPGGDGLCSSEDKITRGSTSTGQQRQS, from the exons ATGTTACGGCTTGAGCCCGAGAAGCCTGTGGAAAACCTTTTTGCAGGAATCATCAGCCAGACCACTCTCGACCCTCCCTCACACTCCCAAAACTCCCCAGGTTGTAAGGAACCAGCTTCCAACAAGCCCATGGAAAAACCCTTAGCCTCTTTGCAGGCCCCATCAGCCAGACAACCCTCCCTGACCCTCCCAGACAGATGCAACCAAATCCCCCCAGAACTCCAATTGGTCCCCCAGACCCCATTCGGTCTTCTGAGCCTCTCTCAGTCTGCAAGAGACGGACATTCTCAGTTGAGGCTGTCAGTGAGTCCCAGAAGTCCATGGAAAAACCATTCCGTAGCCTCTTTGCCGGCCCCCTCACACAGACCTCCACTTCCGGCCATCCAACACAGACCCAACCAGATCCCCCTAGAAATTTCACTGGTTGTAATAGACAAGCTTCTGATTCAGTTTAGGCTATGCTTGAGACTCAGAAGCCAGTGGGAAAACCCTTTCGCAGCCTCTGAAGGCCCCATCAGCCAGACAACCCTCCCTGACCCTCCAACACAGACCCGGCCTTCTCCCCCAATAGTTGAGCCTAAACCGGAGGTGCCAGACCCAACACCGCTCACCG AGCCATCCACAACCTATTCTGTTCTGAGGACCCTCTTTCTGAGCCCATGCCGCCATGAGGGGGAGCAGGCAATCAGTAACAGCTGCGAAGATCCAG GAGGTGATGGCCTGTGTTCCAGTGAAGACAAAATCACCAGAGGATCTACTTCCACAGGACAGCAGCGGCAGAGCTAG